A stretch of DNA from Lepus europaeus isolate LE1 chromosome 11, mLepTim1.pri, whole genome shotgun sequence:
ataaaaaataaaaaagaagtggagcagtcaggactcaaaccggcacccatatgggatgccggcactgcatatggcagctttaccagctacaccacagtgtcagctctgTAATATTGCCCCTCCTACACGATGGGTGATGGCAGGTGCATGCCACTCTTCCCCTGTGTAGCTCCACCTAGAGATTTGCACAGTCCATCCACCAAGTTGGACTCCATCTTTGTGACATTCATGCAAATGCTACATTTTTCCCCTTTGGGAATTCATTATCTTTTAGTAGCAACAACACACAAAAATGCTactgtgatgctgccatctgaATTtatgaaagatctttcatttgtgaccaagtgggaagagagagggaaaagaaaaggaaagaaaacatagCTCAGACAAGTATGTGTTCAGAAAccgtttttcaattttttattaaaatgttattctTCAAAGAATATAGAAATACACCTGGCAATGACCTGTTAGAAGTCATCTGCTTCAAACGTACATAATAAATATGCCCAACCAAATTCTGCTGCATCAGCATTTATTAAGTTGTATACACATAGTATCAGAATGACACCACGGGGGCTACATTTGACAAATGCCTCGAAAGTGGACACAATTATCTGACAGATTATACTTTTCCTTGGTAGAACTTACAAAGGTGAGGGTTTTAAAAGGTAAGCTTGGAGGGCTACAACATTAACTGTCAGGGTAAGGAGCCACAGATGCCATGCACACGGgacccaggaggcagagggccACAAGGCAGTGCGGCAGCCCTGTTTCAGCTGTAAGAAGACAAATGCAAAGAAGAAGGTTCTCCCTCTCTGGGAGTAGGGCCCTGGGGTTCACAACTGGGAATCACAAGATACCGCAcccaagagaagagaagaaaacccTTCCTGGAGACTGAGCCTCCCCCAAGGCCAAAGGGGCAGTGTAGCTACAGGAGGCGGTGCATGAAGACCACTGCCTTGAGCCGTGGACCTTTGCTGTGGAGGACCCACTCCCCATCAGGCTTGCCTGGCGCCCCCAAGTACCCTTAACAAGAACAAGGTGCTCCAGAGAGAGAAGCAAGCTGGCACTGGACTTGCCCATATTACGAATGAAGTATCATGgtggtttgagtccagcctgcTGAAATCCTCCCCAAGGTGGACTCCAATCACTTGTGAGACACTGACCTCCATCTTCTACCCACTCTGGTTCCTAATGAAACTTCGCTGGGAAAGAGGAAGTAAAGAGCTCACATGAGCCAGTGTCACCTTAGCACTTAACAACTTATTATTTCTTGATATTACGCTCCTCCTCTGTGTCCAAAGCAAAAGGAGAGCCATAGTTGCACAGACTGAAAGAACGTTCTGGGTCCTCATCCCAACGGGGCTGTCTTCGTCAGACTCTTGCCAGTGCTGGACAGAGTCGCCTCTGCTAGTCAAGTACTTTTTAGCCTGATGTTTCCCAAAGGACCCAACGTGTGCTAACTGTGCATTTCTAATTACCTTTCAATTCCAAAATTTTGCAtaagatgatttttttcaatAGACTTTACTCATACTGATTGATAGGTAGCACCTTTCACATGACAGCAGGTGGAAAAGACTATAGGGCTGTGGGCATTTCTCAGTCTTTCTTCTGCACCTgtcagcctctctctcctctgttgaGAACACACATAAGATAGAGGAAAGGCACAGTGAAGAGTCTGCAGGGGCTTCCAGCCAACACTGACCCTGACTGCAAGGTGCAGGTGCATCTTTCTGAGCTTGGTAATGCCAAGAGAATGTCAGGAAAACCAAGGATGAATTAACTCCCTTATCCTGGGCACATCTACTGCCACGTCTGTCAGTTGGGGGTGGAACAGTCATCCCTTTCCTATATTCCAGTGAAGAGGGAAGAACGGTATCAGAAGAAACACTGAATCTATGATTGGAGCTTCCACAAAAATGGTGTCAGGTGCCAAGTCCTGTCTTATCAATAAAAAAGGCTTTCCTACCTGTCATCTTTAAGGTAACCAAATAGGCATGTTCTTTGTGGCCACCTCGCACCTTGGATTTCCCTTTCAGTGCCACTGCTCCCTGTGAGCCTTTGCACACTCTTCTCTCTGGGTGCTCTCCGTGAggccccagggagggaggagtCTCCAGAAAATGCCCATGGAGTACCCACCCTGAGACCTGCTCCAAACCCCAGCCTTCATCCCCCAGAGAGGAACGTGGACTTTACTAAGGACATGGATCCCTGGGACACGTAATGCACTCCCTCAATAAAGAGGGCATTTGATGTGATACAAATTTCCCTGTCATCTCAAGCTGTTGGCCCACACTAGAGGAATCAGCCTGGAGGGGTTGCGATGAGATCACACAAATTGCAGGGCCAgagttgggggaggagagagTTCAGGCCTCCCCACTGCTTCCAGGGCTTCACAGTCCTTGCTAGGAATCTACCTTGGGGAAAATGCTCACTTTGTTGTTTCTGCTCATCTTCCGCTCCACCCTGCCCACCCTGGGCATCTTGGTCTGGATCAGCTCCTCTGGGGTATTCCCCAATGGGGGGAGCAGCCTCTTCTTGCTGTGTCGGCTCTCTGAGAGCCACTGAGGAGGCAGCTCGAAAGGCCCAAAGCTAAACTGCAGGGAATACTTGTCAGGAAACGTCTCAGGTTCCACAGCAGCTACTGGTGCCACCTGGGATGTAGAGTCCACTGTGcccgggggtggggcagggggtgcaAATCGTGGCCCCTGCTCTCGGTCTAGGCAGCCAGGAAGCATCTCCTTGGCCTGGAAGTCAGCCGAGCCAGTGTACTTGGTTTCACTCTCTTCCTCATCCTCTGTAGACTTAAATATCTGCTGCTGCCCGATGTGGAACATCTCCAGGAGCTGGCTGCCCGAGCGCATGCTGGGTTCTAGGCTGGAGTCAGGCATGCCACTCCCTGTGCTAACCACATTACGGCGGCTGTAGCGGTGGTGCAGCTGCACCAGGGTCCCCATCAAGCACTTGCGGACAGATTTGTTCACAGTAAGAAATAGCACGGGGTTTGCCAGCAGAGAGACTTTAGGCAGCCAAATGGCAGTGAGCAGCAAGAAGACAGAAGTGTTGGGGACATTGAGCACAGTCTGGTACACAACCAGGGTGGCATAGGGCACGCTGCACAAGATGAAGACCATCACCATGGACAGCAGCATGGCATGCAGCTCAGCCTCCCGCTGGGAGGCATAGGGGATAGAGATGGTGTTCTGTGGGGTGCGGAGAGCTGCTATGATGACCTTCTTCTTCTGGCTGGCACTCAAGGCCCGTCGGATCAGGATCAGGAAGAGGAAGACCACAGCCACAGGCACAATGACTGTGGTGATGTTGTAGATCAGAACATACACCAGGTGGCCCAGGGAGTTGCTCCAGACTTCCGTGCAGGTGGACATGGCGTAAATGTCGGACACGTTGGTCACTGCGAACACAGGGACGCTGGCCACCACTGCGTGGGCCCAGATGTACATCACCAGTTCACGGGACTTGGCATCAGATATTTTCCTCTCCAGTGGATAGAGGACAGAGTAGTACCTGCAAGATACACAGACAAACTGATTTCACAGAAGGAAATACTCTTCCAATCAGGGACTCAACGTCAGCAAAAGTAAGTGAGAAGGAAAAAAGGGTGAAGTTATTTTATTTGGCCTAAAATAGAGGGAACCACTGAGGGGGAATCCAGGAAGCCAGACCTTAAATTTTGAGGAATTTACCATACAATGAGAAGCCTCACCAGactaaattgtttcttttttttaataccttTCCATAGGTGCAAAGAAAAGCCCTGTCTTCACGTGACTCTTAAAAGTCTTTACtaagtaaacaagtaaataatttCAATTCATAGATAACTTTATAATTACTGCCACCAGGATTAAATCTCAAGAAGTACCcttgatataaaaaaaaagaaagttggggccagtgctgtggttcagcaggtaaagctgccacctgcaacaccagcatccctcatgggcaactgtttctgtcctggctgctccacttccaatccagctccctgctaatgtgtctggaaaaagcagcagaggatggtccaggtcctgcacccatgttggagatccagaagaagctccaggctcctggctttggcctggcccagccctggctattgtggccatttgagatctctctctctctgtttctctctctctgtaattctgcctttcaaataaaatattgttttaaaaaaagtctatatCTGCTGTAAAGACAtctacaagagtacttcaaaaattcaaggaaaaacagaattaaaggttgtttattttggtgccaaaaattctAAAATCCATCCATTCAAAGAGTTTTCAAAAAGCtcgtggaaatgtgtattatgaaaaactatgtatggactttaaaacttttttacaccaaaataaactaatttcaaaattctgttttccatgaacttttttgaagtatggtatttttcaattaaaaggtAAAGAGTAACTTGGAAAAATTCTTAAAAGGGCTAGAGAAGCTCTAGAGAAATTTTCAAAGCcacaaacagaaagaaatttgTCTACACATTTATCCAAAGCCAACCATGCTGTGGTCTATGCACTGAATAGCATTAGCAGCGAAAGCTGCTCAGGGCAGAGAAGCCCAGTTTGAAGAGGACTTCAACGAGGTCCTTCAGCAAAATCAATTCAGCTGCCAAACACTGTGTCTGCTCAACAGCCAACGTTCCCATGAAAGGCACTCAGTGGTCCAAATGCAATTGATAGATCTAAAACGCCTACACAAGTAGATTTCTGTTATAAATCTATGTTTCTTTTTCCCTCCAAGCTTTCACTTGATCATTCTGTAACCACCAAAACAGACCTCTAACAGCACTTTGTTTCAATGCCACTAATGACTTGAGAGAATCTAGTACTGCTCCAGACCCTGGAGCCATATCTGCCATCATGGGTATGGTACATTTCTGCCCATTGGTCAAGCCCCTCTTCTCTGCAGTTGGCTATTTCTGGGGTTGACCTTACAACCCCATTGACCTTCATTCACTCATGGGGCCAGGTAAGCATGCATGGCTTCCTTTAACAAGAATCCCTGTAGCACCAGGCCCTGGGTTACAATGAATGAAAGACACATAGGAATATCTCCAGACCCAATAGGGAGAAAGACATGCACATGAACAGTTGTAAACAAAGAGATGATGGCTCTACTGGGGGCAGGCACCAAGGAGGTACAGGACAGGGAGTCATCTAGAGCTACCtggaaaaaatgtcaaagaaaagTCAACACTGTGGAGGAATCTGGCAGGGGAAGAACTGGAAAAGGCTCCAGGCTGAGAGAGATGTGATTCAAACGCAACAGTGACCATGGATGATCAGGGAAGCATGGAGCATGGTGAAATGTATTCTAGATGTCTCCTGAGCGGCAGCGGGGGTAGTACATGACTGATGCACACTCTCAAAATCTGTAGTGTCTGAATATGGATAAGCTCTTCAAATCACAGTTCTCTAAATATGTGATGGCCCTGCCCCATCCATGAATCCATGCCTAGGAGTCCACCGACTGATTCCCGTGTGATCACTGGCATGTGACAAACAGGATCCCATCAGGTTCCAATCGCACTATGCACTGGGAAACAGACTGCGACACTAGTGAACAATTGCAATATAAATGACTGTCTTAGTGTGCACGTCTCTGAAAGATGAtgcaggaagtggaggaggccTCCCAATCAACTTGCCGACTTGAGGCCATGAAATTCATAGCTGCAAAAGAACTGAAAGCGTTGTTTTCTCTTCTTCACGTGCACTGTACTTCTGCCTACAAGGAATGTGAATCTCTGAATAATAAAATAGGAATTCATCAGCCTGTTTTTTCTACTAAAATGAGTTGTTTACCTTTTTGCATTAATTATGGCAAAAACACAATAATTTTtcctttagaaagaaaataaagatttcttATTGTTTGCATATTTCCTTCTCTAAGATCAATGTTCCAGCAATAAACCACAGGGTTACTGCATTGCTCTCAGGTACAACAGCAAGCTGTTCAGAATAATGTGTTTCCGGTCTTGTTGAATCCAATACTTAAGCTACCTTCAGGATTCACAGCAGCATTGTTTAAAAGAGTCAAACAAGGAAACAGCTCAAATATTCATCAGACAGTAAATGGATCAAAAAATGTGGTAGACTcctacagtggaatattatttggccacaaaaaatgaatgaagtgcTGATAATAtgatacaacatggatgaaccttttAAAACATGCTACATTAAAGAAGCCAAGCCCAAAAGAACACATATGAAATACCACATGTATGAAATACCCTAAGAAAGCAAACATACAGAAGCAGAAAGTAGATGAGCGGTTGCTGAGGTCTGGGGAGGACATTGGGGAGTGACTGTAAATGGATTTCAGGGTGGCCCAAGGTTATGGAAATGTTCTATAATTACACTGAGGTGATGGCTATACAATTCTACAAAGATGCTAAAAATCACTGACTTGTACACTTTATATGGATGAATTTTACAATATGCAAATTATATCTCAAAACTGTttaaggaggggccggtgctgtggcacagtagattaacaCCCtaacctgaagcaccggcatcccatatgggcgccagttcaagtcctggctgctcgtcttccgatccagctctctgctatggcctgggatagcagtagaggatggtccaagtccttgggcccctgtacctgcatgggagacctggaagaagctcctggctcctgggttcagatcagcacagctccggccattgcggccaattggggagtgaaccagcagatggaagacctctctctttctctgcctctcctctctttgtgtaactctgactttcaaataaataaataaataaatctttttaaaaaaactgcttaAGGAAATATATTATATCTCAAAAATGGTTTAAAGAATATAAAAGTCCAGAATGTAAACCTAAGGACTTAGCATAGCACCACAAGCAGGCTCTATATGGAACAACAAGGACATCTGCCATGCACACAAAATGCATTAGAACACCCACCAGGATATAAACCCGAGGACTACTTTCATTGTTACATTCTAGTCCTATTCAATGATTCTTTTCAGATACTCAAAGATCTCTCACTGAGCAATAGAACGGACAGACAATTCATTGTGAAGCAGTCATAGCAAACTGGCACACATTCAGCTTGCTAAAGAAATTCTGATCATCTACATCAcattatttgaataaaatttaatttcaaacatttaaaaaatgaaaaatttggattttaaaaatttttctttttttaaaaaaacatgtatttatttatctgagaggcagaattacagacagagagagggagagacagagagagaggtcttccatctgctggtttactcccctaaatggctgcaatggccagggctatatcaggccaaagctaggagccaagagccaggagcttcttctaggtctcccatctgggtgcagggacccaagcacttgtgtcatcttccactgctatcccaggcccattagcagggagctagactggaagtggagcagctgggactcaaaccggcgcccatatgggatgcaggcattgcaggcggaggcttaacctactaaatcacagtgccagcccccaaatttttcttaaaaaaagagaaagttctgTCCACTAAAGTTAGACACCCGCAAAGCAACTACCAGCTGTACCTACTGAGTGGCTGATCTCTATGAATAGGAATTAGAACACATTCCCCATGAACTACAACCCCAACCTGGCCCTGTCACTTGACTTTGTCACCCTTGTTGACTACCCCCTGTGAATGGTGAGATTTTAGTTTCTTCTATAGAGTTGGAGTGGCTCCCAATGAGACCTTGTGGTAAAATGACAGTAAAATAAGTCTAAGGAATGATGTGCTAATTGAAAGGGAGGCCAAGAGAAAGAGGCAAACATTGGTGCGGTCCATCCACACACAGGCCATAAATAACTCATTCTACTGTCCTTATAGCTGAGGAACCCAAAGCTCAGAAAGGTTAAGCAACTTTTCCCACAGCCACCTGGCTAGAAAGCCATGGAGCAGGACTCAAGACCAGACTTCCGGCTCTCGAGTCCACTCTCTTGACCACAAAGGCAGTGACTTCTCCCAGCATGTGAGGGTCTTTCCGGGATGCTGCATCCCTCCATGCAGGCAATTCAATCAGTGCTCCAGGCCTGAGGCTGATGTGATGCCACAAATCCTCATAGATATGTAGGGCATGTTTTGAATGGACAAGGAATttaagaatgttaaattcatttaaaatatacttaagtTTTAACAAAGAGTACGAAAGTCAGAATAAACAGCACTTTCCCTTCAGCAacttttctcctctgtaaatctTGAAATCAAGAACAAGTCAGACACAAAATACTCCTCAATTCTTTTTGGTCTACTTAACTCTGTTCTGTAAAATGTACTGTTATCTAAACTGTACTCGCAAAGTGCTAACAAAAGGAAAAGGCAGGAAACTACCGATTACTGAAATCATCACATTTAACTTTGATACATTGATCATATTATTTCTGATGGCCATAACTAAGATATAAGACTCATCAAAATGCTCATCCTTTAAAAGGGGATGAGATGAGAAAAGAACCACCACCAACACGCAAAGCCTTGGAAACAAACCTTCCAGAAGAATTTTGCTGTTACCTGACCAGGCCCAACTAGCCCATCTAACCATTTATAAAATAACCACTGCATTGTTCCCTGGGTCTTCCAGAAATGTTCTCATCCTGCTTCAAAGAGCCCTGATCACAGATATTTCAATCAGCTGAGCAATCTACTATAAACCGCATTGTAAATACCAATTCCAAACAAGCACCATGATCCTGTAGCTGTGTCCCATCCTCACCACATAATCCTACCCCAAGGTCTCTTCTCAATGGTCCT
This window harbors:
- the GPR176 gene encoding G-protein coupled receptor 176 encodes the protein MGHNGSWIPRNGSEPRNTSGAEAAGANRTAPGELGEAQLYRQFTTTVQVVIFVGSLLGNFMVLWSTCRTAVFKSVTNRFIKNLACSGICASLVCVPFDIILSTSPHCCWWIYTMLFCKVVKFLHKVFCSVTILSFPAIALDRYYSVLYPLERKISDAKSRELVMYIWAHAVVASVPVFAVTNVSDIYAMSTCTEVWSNSLGHLVYVLIYNITTVIVPVAVVFLFLILIRRALSASQKKKVIIAALRTPQNTISIPYASQREAELHAMLLSMVMVFILCSVPYATLVVYQTVLNVPNTSVFLLLTAIWLPKVSLLANPVLFLTVNKSVRKCLMGTLVQLHHRYSRRNVVSTGSGMPDSSLEPSMRSGSQLLEMFHIGQQQIFKSTEDEEESETKYTGSADFQAKEMLPGCLDREQGPRFAPPAPPPGTVDSTSQVAPVAAVEPETFPDKYSLQFSFGPFELPPQWLSESRHSKKRLLPPLGNTPEELIQTKMPRVGRVERKMSRNNKVSIFPKVDS